The following proteins come from a genomic window of Synechococcus sp. UW69:
- a CDS encoding peptidylprolyl isomerase — protein sequence MRRFRLWTLLFLIPLLVSCSPSPRASVVTGCADAQAACLQGLATITMQTSQGEFTIEVNGDAAPLTSGNFVDLVRRGTYDGTMFHRVVREPVPFVVQGGDPQSSDRSVPLGQLGTGSFVDPANGQARMIPLEIKFRSETQPRYSRVSTNPADLDGLELNHERGAVAMARSQAPDSASAQFYVALRPLPELDGRYAVFGRVVDGMDVVDAIQQGDRITKAALKE from the coding sequence ATGCGTCGTTTTCGTTTGTGGACGCTGCTGTTTCTCATCCCCCTGCTGGTGAGTTGCAGCCCCTCTCCGCGTGCCTCCGTCGTGACGGGCTGCGCTGATGCTCAGGCGGCCTGCCTGCAGGGGCTGGCCACCATCACCATGCAGACGAGCCAGGGCGAGTTCACGATTGAAGTGAACGGAGATGCTGCACCGCTCACCTCCGGAAATTTTGTTGATCTGGTGAGGCGCGGCACCTACGACGGAACGATGTTTCATCGTGTTGTGCGCGAGCCTGTTCCCTTTGTTGTCCAAGGGGGGGATCCGCAATCCAGCGATCGATCCGTTCCCTTGGGGCAGCTCGGAACGGGCAGCTTTGTTGACCCCGCCAATGGTCAAGCTCGGATGATCCCCCTCGAAATCAAGTTTCGATCGGAGACGCAGCCCCGATACAGCAGGGTCAGCACCAATCCCGCTGACCTGGATGGTCTGGAGCTGAACCATGAACGGGGGGCCGTGGCCATGGCCCGTTCCCAGGCGCCGGATTCCGCTAGTGCACAGTTTTATGTGGCTTTGCGCCCCTTGCCGGAACTGGATGGTCGTTACGCCGTCTTCGGCCGTGTCGTGGACGGCATGGATGTGGTGGATGCGATTCAGCAGGGAGATCGCATCACCAAGGCAGCGCTAAAGGAGTGA